The DNA window TCCCTTTCCTCTTTTTTGACTACCTTTGTGGCATACAATTATAGACTATGAAAAACAAAAAAACTGTGGTTTTAGGGGCGAGTGCTAAGCCAGACAAATATGCTTATAAAGCCATTTCGATGCTGGTAGCCAAAGGACATGCTGTTTTGGCTATCGGTCAAAATGCAGGCGAAGTTGCGGGTGTGAAAATTCAAACTAAAGCGATTCCATTAAAAAATATCGATACAATCAGTTTGTATTTGAATCCTGCTCGTCAACGGGATTATTACAATTATATCGTCGAGTCGAAACCCAAGCGCGTGATTTTTAATCCTGGAACGGAGAATCCCGAGTTTTATCAGTTATTAGAATTGAATAACATCAACGTTGAGGTAGCCTGTACCTTGGTTTTGTTGGCGACTAATCAGTATTGAACTGGGTTTTGATCTTCAAATTTGCATTGGGGTTCATAAATGAAACGGCAAAGGTTTTTGAAACTTTTGCCGTTTGTTTTTTATTAGAATCTCGTTTCTTTTACAGCCGGCATGCTGATGTGGTGTAAGCCTATGAAAGTGATTTTGTAAGTAGGGAGAGCTCGTGCATCGGATTACTATTGTGTCGTGAGACTCCTACGGACTGACAAAGAGGCTTGTGTTTTGGATTTTTTTATGATAGCTTGGATATTGCACAGTGGGATATCAGTCGAGACTTCGTCTCAGTATGGAATGAAACGGCAAAGGTTTTTGAAACTTTTGCCGTTTGTTTTTTATTAAAATCTGGTTTCTTCAACAGCCGGTTTGCTGATCAGGTACTAACCGATAAAAGTGATTAGGTGGCGGGGAGTCCTTGTGCAGCAGATTTCTCTAGTGCGCTGAGACTCCTACGGACTGACAAATAGACTAGTGTTTTAGATAGTTTCATTTCAAACGTAGCTTTGCACAGTGGGACATCAGTCGAGACTTCGTCTCAGTATGGAATGAAACGGCAAAGGTTGTTGCAACTTTTGCCGTTTGTTTTTATTAGAATCTTGTTTCTTCAACGGCCGGTTTGCTGATGAGGTACAAACCAATAAAAGTGATTAGAGTGTTGATGATGATGAGCTCATTGTCAAAGACGTATCCAAAGAATATTTTGGCGGAGTTTTCACTTAGTACTAGCGTTAGTATAGGTGATAAAATGCAAATGAGGGGCACCCATTTGTCGCTGACGTTTTTCGATTTTACCAACAAGCCAAACGTATATAAGCCCAACAAAGGTCCGTAAGTGTACGAAGCTACCTTGAAAATCATTCCCACCACTGAGCTGTCGTTGATGGCATTGAAAAAGATAATTACTAAGAACATTAAGAAGGAAAAGCTAAGGTGCACGATATGTCGGGTGCGGACGATATTGGGTTTGTTAAGGTTCTCCGCTTTGTCCATACCTAAAAAATCGACACAGAAAGAGGTGGTGAGCGCTGTTAGGGCTGAATCGGTCGTGGCGAAAGTTGCTGCTGTTAATCCCAAAAGGAATACTACTGAGGGTACTATGGCTAAATGATGAAAAGCGATTTCCGGAAAAAGCAAATCGGTTCGTGGTTTGCTGGTGACCAAATCTGTTGGGACACTAATCCCATTTTTCTCCGCATAAATATAAAGCAGGGCTCCCACACTTAGGAAAAATATATTGATTAAAACAAATATTCCCGTAAAGCTGAACATATTTTTCTGGGCTTCGCCAATGGTAGCGCAACTCAAATTCTTCTGCATTAAATCCTGGTCTAGGCCGACCATGGCGATGGTGACAAACATCCCTCCAAGGATTTGTTTGACAAAGTGGAACTTACTGGTCAGGAAATCATCAAAGAAAAATATCTTGGAATAATTACTGTTTTTTACTTCTTCAAATGCCCCTATTGCACTTAAATTAAGGCTATCGCAAATGAAATAAATCGTCAGAAATACCGAAGTGACTAAGAAAAAAGTCTGCAACGCATCGGTGATGATGATGGTTTTTAGGCCGCTTTTGTAGGTATAAGAAAAGATGAGTGCCAGCGAAAGTAAAACCGTCACGGCAAACGGAACTCCATAATAATCGAATACAAATCGTTGCAGCACAATAACCACTAAATACAATCGGAAGGAGGAGCCAATGGTTCGACTCGCCAAGAATATGGCTGCTGCAGTTTTGTACGCATAATGTCCGAGGCGTTTTTCGATGTAACCATAGATTGAAGTCAGGTTCATTCGGTAATACAAAGGCAGTAAAACAGTAGCAACAATGATAAATCCGAGAGCGTTTCCGATCACAAACTGAAAATATTTGAATTGTTCGCCGCTTGCTGCGCCGACTTCACCCGGAACCGAAATAAAAGTCACTCCTGAAAGGGCGGTTCCGATCATTCCAAATGCCACCAAGTACCACTTTGAGTTTTTATTGGCTTTGAAGAAAGCATCGTTGCCGCTATTGTTTTTACTGGTGTGGAATGAAATGTAAAACAAAATGCCAAAATAGGCGGTAATCAAGAGTAGGATGGTTGCTGGTGTCATTTTTTTGGGTTGTTTTTTTGGTATGCCAATGTACAAATTTTTGGTGAATGTTGAGGTTGCAGGTTGTAGGTTGCAGATTGCGGGTTGCAGATTGCAGGTTGCAGATTGCAGGTTGCGGGTTGCAGATTGCAGGTTGCGGGTTGCAGATTGCAGGTTGCAGATTGCAGGTTTCAGGTTTCAGGTTGCAGGTTGCAGATTGTAGGTTGCAGGTTTCAGGTTGCGGGTTGCAGATTACAGGTTGCGGGTTTCGAGTTACGGGTTTCGAGTTACGGGTTGCAGGTTGTAGATTGCAGGTTGCAGATTACAGATTGCAGATAGCAGGTTTCAGGTTGCGGGTTTCAGGTTTCAGGTTTCAGGTTGCAGATTGTAGGTTGCAGGTTTCAGGTTGCAGGTTTCAGGTTGCGGGTTGCAGATTACAGGTTGCGGGTTTCGAGTTACGGGTTGCAGGTTGTAGATTGCAGGTTGCAGATTACAGATTGCAGATAGCAGGTTTCAGGTTGCGGGTTTCAGGTTTCAGGTTGAGAGTTACGAGTTTCGGGATAGGGGTTGCAGTTGTTTTTTGTTATGCTTATTATAAAAAGGGGGTGTTGTATGTGGTGGCTAAGGATTTGCTTTGCTCTTTAGGAGGTGGTTGGTTTTAGAATGAGGGAGTTGATTGTGATTTTTATTTTCATACCTAATTATGCTACAATTACGGGCTTAGTGATGATAATTTTAAAAAAGTTTGCTATTTTGCTATTTTTTTCTGGTTTTTTTGAGAAATCGATAATTAATTGTTGTAATAAACTTATGGTCAGTAAATTGCAATGGTTAATCAATTTTTGCCAATTTTTTTTGTAATAATTTGTTTTTAACTTTTTGGATTTTTATTGTTATTAAATAGCCTCTTGATAGTATAAATGTGGGTTAGTTTTTTATATTTGCATTTCATTTGACCAGCCTCAACAACAAACGATTCTGTGAGTTGGAAGGGCGAAGCCATAGGCTTTTCGGATGCTATGATGATGATTTGGTCTATAAATGCTTGTTGGTGGGCTGGCTAATTTTACCAGTCAGTAAATTACTATTCAGCAAGTTGAATTAACATAAAATTAATAAGATTATGAATTTAAACTCAAAAATTTATATCGCTGGGCATCGTGGGATGGTAGGTTCTGCGATTTGGAGAACCTTGAGCGCAAAAGGCTATACCAACCTGATTGGTATTTCGAGCACTGAATTGGATTTGCGTAATCAATTGGCGGTTCGAGAGTTTATGGCTAAAGAGCAGCCCGAGGTTGTTATTGATGCTGCGGCCAGAGTGGGAGGGATTTTGGCCAACAATAATTATCCCTACCAATTCATTATGGAAAATATGCTCATCCAAAACAATTTGATTGATTCGGCTTTGCAAGCGGGGATTGAAAAGTTTATTTTCTTGGGTAGTTCTTGTATTTATCCGCGATTGGCTCCTCAGCCATTGAAAGAGGATTGTTTGCTAACTAGTGAGTTGGAACCCACCAACGAATGGTATGCCATTGCCAAGATTACCGGGGTCAAAGCCTGTCAGGCGATCCGAAAACAGTTTGGCAAGGACTACGTTAGTCTGATGCCTACCAATTTGTATGGCACCTACGACAATTTCGACTTGAACACTTCGCATGTGCTTCCTGCGATGATGCGTAAATTTCACGAAGCAAAAATAAATAATCATGCGCTAGTGACCCTTTGGGGCAGCGGTACGCCACTACGAGAATTTTTGTTTGTAGATGATATGGCCGAAGCAGTGGTTTTTGCCTTAGAAAATAAATTGCCAGATTATTTGTATAATGTGGGGACCGGAGTGGATTTGACCATTAGACAATTGGCCGAAACTATCCAAAAAATTACTGGGCATCAGGGAGACATCATTTGGGATGCCTCGAAACCTGACGGGACTCCCCGGAAATTAATGGATATCTCCAAAATGCACGAATTAGGCTGGAAGCACAAAGTAGATTTGGAACAAGGGATTCAAATGACCTATGATTGGTTTGTGGAGCATGTGGATCAGGTGAAAAAGGTGGCTTTGTAGGTAAAGGGTTAATCGGTTAGGAAAAGGTTAATCGGTTAATCGTTTAGGAAAAGGTTAGTCGTTTAGGAAAAGTTTAATCGGTTAGAAGAAATTTAATTTTTTACGAAACAGTTAACCAATTAAACAGTTAAACTACTCAAAAGTTCAATCACATAGAAACAGTTAACCAGTTAACCGATTAAGCAGTTAACCTTTTTTAAAATGAACTATCATACTTATTCTTTTGAAAAATTAGAGGTTTATCAATTGGCAAGAAAGTATAAAATTGATATAAAATTAATGAGTCGGTCGTTTCCTAAAGAGGAAAGATTTGAATTGACTAGCCAAATTAATAGATCTTCACGAAGTATTTCAACAAATTTAGCTGAGGGTTCAGGTAGGGCATCTAATTTTGATCAGGCTCATTTTACAAATATGTCCTATGCGACCGGTTTAGAAACAATTGATCATTTGAATACGGCATTAGATATGGGGTATATTGATGAAATGAAATATACAGCACTTCGGATAAAATTAGATACAATTTTAAATAAGCTAAATTCACTTTACAAATATCAAATCAATAATAAAGAAACATTAAAGAAAAAGGGTTAATCGGTTAGAAAAAGGTTAATCGGTTGGGGAAAGGGTTAATCGATTAGAAAAAGATTAATCGGTTAGGAAAAAAATAAAAATTAACCAATTAGTCAATTAAACAATTAACCGATTAAGCAATTAATCAAATAAACATATTATTAATTTCAACATAAAAACATGAGCACTACTAAACAAAAAGTTGCATTAATAACTGGTATTACGGGTCAAGATGGATCGTATTTAGCCGAATTATTATTAGAAAAAGGCTATATGGTCCATGGGGTCAAAAGAAGAGCCTCTTCGTTTAACACCCAAAGAATTGATCATATCTATCAGGATCAGCACCAAAATCATGTAGATTTTAAGTTGCATTATGGGGATTTGACCGATTCGACTAATATCATCCGAATCATTCAAGAAGTACAACCGGATGAAATTTATAATCTAGGAGCGATGTCGCATGTGAAAGTGTCCTTCGACTCTCCGGAGTACGTAGCCAATGTGGACGGAATTGGTACCCTAAGAATATTAGAAGCTGTACGTATATTGGGTATGGAAAAGAAAACGAGAATCTATCAAGCCTCGACTTCGGAGTTGTATGGTGGTTTGGCCGAAAATAAGAATGCAGCCGGTTTTTACGATGAAAACTCTCCGTTCTATCCTCGTTCGCCTTATGGAGTAGCGAAAATTTACGGGTTTTGGATTACCAAAAACTACCGTGAAGCCTATAATATTTATGCTTGTAATGGGATATTGTTTAATCACGAATCGCCAAGAAGAGGGGAGACCTTCGTGACTCGAAAAATTACGATGGCCACCGCTGCTATTGCTTTAGGACAGCAAGATTGTTTGTACTTGGGGAA is part of the Flavobacterium nackdongense genome and encodes:
- a CDS encoding CoA-binding protein; the encoded protein is MKNKKTVVLGASAKPDKYAYKAISMLVAKGHAVLAIGQNAGEVAGVKIQTKAIPLKNIDTISLYLNPARQRDYYNYIVESKPKRVIFNPGTENPEFYQLLELNNINVEVACTLVLLATNQY
- a CDS encoding sodium:solute symporter — encoded protein: MTPATILLLITAYFGILFYISFHTSKNNSGNDAFFKANKNSKWYLVAFGMIGTALSGVTFISVPGEVGAASGEQFKYFQFVIGNALGFIIVATVLLPLYYRMNLTSIYGYIEKRLGHYAYKTAAAIFLASRTIGSSFRLYLVVIVLQRFVFDYYGVPFAVTVLLSLALIFSYTYKSGLKTIIITDALQTFFLVTSVFLTIYFICDSLNLSAIGAFEEVKNSNYSKIFFFDDFLTSKFHFVKQILGGMFVTIAMVGLDQDLMQKNLSCATIGEAQKNMFSFTGIFVLINIFFLSVGALLYIYAEKNGISVPTDLVTSKPRTDLLFPEIAFHHLAIVPSVVFLLGLTAATFATTDSALTALTTSFCVDFLGMDKAENLNKPNIVRTRHIVHLSFSFLMFLVIIFFNAINDSSVVGMIFKVASYTYGPLLGLYTFGLLVKSKNVSDKWVPLICILSPILTLVLSENSAKIFFGYVFDNELIIINTLITFIGLYLISKPAVEETRF
- a CDS encoding GDP-L-fucose synthase family protein, which codes for MNLNSKIYIAGHRGMVGSAIWRTLSAKGYTNLIGISSTELDLRNQLAVREFMAKEQPEVVIDAAARVGGILANNNYPYQFIMENMLIQNNLIDSALQAGIEKFIFLGSSCIYPRLAPQPLKEDCLLTSELEPTNEWYAIAKITGVKACQAIRKQFGKDYVSLMPTNLYGTYDNFDLNTSHVLPAMMRKFHEAKINNHALVTLWGSGTPLREFLFVDDMAEAVVFALENKLPDYLYNVGTGVDLTIRQLAETIQKITGHQGDIIWDASKPDGTPRKLMDISKMHELGWKHKVDLEQGIQMTYDWFVEHVDQVKKVAL
- a CDS encoding four helix bundle protein, with amino-acid sequence MNYHTYSFEKLEVYQLARKYKIDIKLMSRSFPKEERFELTSQINRSSRSISTNLAEGSGRASNFDQAHFTNMSYATGLETIDHLNTALDMGYIDEMKYTALRIKLDTILNKLNSLYKYQINNKETLKKKG
- the gmd gene encoding GDP-mannose 4,6-dehydratase; this translates as MSTTKQKVALITGITGQDGSYLAELLLEKGYMVHGVKRRASSFNTQRIDHIYQDQHQNHVDFKLHYGDLTDSTNIIRIIQEVQPDEIYNLGAMSHVKVSFDSPEYVANVDGIGTLRILEAVRILGMEKKTRIYQASTSELYGGLAENKNAAGFYDENSPFYPRSPYGVAKIYGFWITKNYREAYNIYACNGILFNHESPRRGETFVTRKITMATAAIALGQQDCLYLGNLNSQRDWGHAKDYVEAMWRILQQEVAEDYVIATGVTTYIRDFVRYSFAEVGIELAFAGENENETATVVACKHPEYQLPIGTVVVRVDPQYYRPTEVDLLIGDPTKSKKLGWVPQYDLAGLVKEMVASDLELLKRAR